The genomic interval AGGGGAAGGAAGCGTGTTATCGATTACTAACGGCACGCCGATTTCGTGGGCTACTTTTGCAACGCCTTCGATATCAAGTGTATCTAACTTAGGATTTCCTAATGTTTCCGCGAAGAAGGCCCTAGTTTTTTCATTAGCGGCTCTTCTGAAGTTTTCCGGATCTGATTGATCCACGAAATGAACCTTAATTCCCAACTTCGGAAAAGTATAGTGGAGTAGGTTATATGTTCCGCCGTAAAGAGAGGAGGAAGCCACGATTTCCTGTCCGGATTCGACGATATTTAGCAACGCCAGAGTTTCTGCCGATTGTCCTGATGCAGTCGCTAACCCGGCGACTCCGCCTTCCAACGCAGCGACTCTTTGTTCGAGAACATCCGTGGTTGGGTTGCCGATTCTAGTGTAGATATTCCCGAATTCCTGTAGGCCGAAAAGCCGTGCGGCATGATCCGTATCTTTGAAGACGTACGAAGTAGTTTGGTATAGCGGGACGGCTCTGGAAGTGGTAGTTGGATCCGGTGCTTGACCGCCGTGGAGAGCGATGGTTTCCGATTTATATTGTCTAGTCATGGGAATAATTATGCTCCTTTCAATCATATCTGGGATATATTTAAAAGTATGTCAAGCAGTAATACGTTAAATTAGATAATAAATTTAATATAACAGAATAATGTGCGAAGAAATAGTCTTCCTGTAAGGCATCCCTTATGGGGTAGGTTTCATTTCTTTGGAAAAATATTTCCAAAATAGGGATAATTCATTCTCATTGGCTGGTTTTCGTTCTTGGGAATCTTTTTTCATGTAACGCACCTCAGATTCGATTTTGGTTTGAAAACCGGCGAGTATTCGTCCTGGTATTTGATTCAGATTCCGTTCCGAGTTTACGATACTATAGATACTATTCTTAAGTTTTACGAAGTTTGGAAGAGGAACATCCGGTAAATTGCACCGGGATGGAATATGAAATTAAACGCATTTACGAAAATAAAGAACAGCATCCTATACCCCGGAATCTTCCTCTTCGCATTGGTTACATTTCCTATTCCTGGGACCATGGATTTACAGGCGCAATTATGGTTTCCACCCGGTAGACAATATATGCAGCCCCCGGATCCGTTTACCTATGACGCGGGGATTAACAAATACAATAACAACTATTATTTTTATATCGCTCCGACTCTAAACTTAAATTTCGGCGGGGATTTCGGAATGTCTCTTACCGTGCCCGCAAACTTTCTAATCTACCAGACTCCGCCGGCCGACCCGAATCAAAAAATAGGAAGCATTCGTAAAATCGATTATGATCAAAAGAGCGAGTATCTGAGGTTCATTAATAATATATGGTACGGAACTTTCGGCGTATACAAGCCGGGAGAGACGACCTTTTCGATCTATGCTGGAAGAATTTACGACGGGTATGTCGGTCACGGAACGATCGTTAATAGGTATGTGAATAACCAGAGGATCGATAATTACAATGTGGGAGTAATGTCCGATATCAACTCCGATTTCGGCGGGGTCCAAGTATTTACCAATTCCATTTATTCCCACGAAGTCGGAGCCGGAAGGGTATACGTTCGTCCGCTCGCTGTAGCGTTCAAGCTGTTTGACATCCTTACAGGCAGGTCTCAATTGTTTTCGATGTTACCCGTGGGCCAAGGCAATGTTGCGGATGAGGCGGGACGTCGAAAAGTCTACGAGGATGCGGGAGTCGATTCGGAAGATAGAGAGAAGTATAGAGCCTTAGTTGAGGACGAAAAGACAAAAGAGAAGAAAGAAGAAATGATTCCGATCGATAAAAAACCGGAAACTCCGCAGCAAAGGATGAAAGAGTTTTTTAATCAGGATAATTTTGCGAATCGATTCGCAATCGGTTATACGACCGCATTTGATACCAAGGCTCCTACCCAGCTTTCCTTCGATACGACGGGCCGTTTAAGATTGGATGCGAATAATAACCCCCTAGTCCAGTACACGGACCGGTTAACGATAACCGGAATGGACGCCGAATATAAACTTTTGAGTTCTAAGTATGTGGAACTCACTCCATACTACGATATCAATACGATTAAAAATTTAAATAATGCGAAAGGTACTCATTACGGGACCGTCCTTCGACTCGGCGGGAAAGATATTTATTTAAAAGTCAAACCGGAATATAGAAATATGGATTCGAATTATATTCCAATGTACTTTGACAGCTTTTACGAATTGGAAAGATTCCAATCGAACGTCGCCACTAATATCCCCGAAACGAAATTACAGGCGGCTAAGCTCGTCGATCCCAACGGACCTCGCTTAAAAGGAACGTTTACTTCCATCATTTTAGCTTTTTACAGAATGTCAATCGAGACGAACTTGGAACGTTATAACGGTCCGAATCACTCTCGAGTCTTTGTGGGAGTATATCTTCCGATCGGCAGCTTATTCATGGTATCAGGATATTATACTAAGAAGAACTTCACTCAAAACAGCGATGCGTTTAAGATTGATAATAATGCGGTGGGGGCGATCGAGGTTGCTTTGAATTTGGGTGTCGTAACGATTCGAGTGCAGGATGTACGACGTTGGGTGTACAATAGCACTTCCAACACGTTTACCGCTCAAGATGAGCAGAAAATTCTATTTTCTAATTCCCTTACTTTTTAAAACAAACTCCCATTGAGCCAGTAGAAAGGCCAATGCTTGCTCGCTCCGAAGTATGGCGGAAGATACGTTAAGCGGAGATGCTCCTAATTCCCGAAATCTTTTCATTTCCTTTGCGCTCCATCCGGGTTCAGGTCCGAGTAGAAAACCGGCATTTGAAATGTTCTTCTCGCTGGATAATAGGAAATCGAGTCTCTTGCCTTTACGATCTAAGTAGAATAGTGAACCGGAGAATTCTCGAAGTTCTTCCTGAAATTGTCCGGTATATAGGGTCTTTTCGTTCCCTCTAGGCCGGGAAAATCCGAGAGAAACCGACGGTTCGAAGACATTCCATCCTTGCTCCATTCCAAGTCTTAGCGCCTCGCGCAAATTCTCGGATTTCCAAACGGGGGAGGTAAGGTATTCGTTGCGAGAGAGATTCGTCGTATGAAATTTGATCGTCTCGATTCCCCAAGTTCCGGCTAAGTGAAGAATTTTTTCGACGGTGGGCGGTCTTTGAACGGCGGAAAATAATGACAGTGAAGGCGATCGTCTTTTCGGAACGAGGAGTTTCGTATACCTGCCAAGAATATATTGCTGATCTATATGAATGAGTTTGAACTTTCCTAATGACTCGTTCAGAAATCCGGCCTTAATCGAATCGGAAGGGTTCTTCTTTAAGACATTCTTAATATGGTTGATTCGTACCGGATCAGTGACTTTATATTTCTTATCTTCCGTTTCATCTTCGCGAGATAAGAGCAGTATATTCATAATTAAATTTCATACTGAGGCCGCTCTTCCTCTCGATGCTCATCAGGTACGGACGGGTCAGGGGCTTGAGGCTCGGATTCTTCCAAACCGGGTGGGGCGGTCTGCTCTTGAAAAATGATTCTTTCCTGCGTAAAAAAGCAAGCTCTTGCAATCCCGATTAAAATGAGCGCGATTAGTAAGTTTCGAGCAAATCGTTGACCGAAGCTTTTCGTTACGGTATAACGAGGCGGCGCTTGCTGATAAGTTTCGCGTGGAGCATTCGGAGACTGCCATCCGAAGGATTCGTTCCTACGAGGTAAGACTTTTTCTTTTGCCTTTCTCAGTAGTTCCTCTAAGAAAAGAAAAAATCCTCGCATCGAGCGAGGATTGCTATTTTCTTCCGATCCCAATTCATACCGACCGCCCACAAGGGAGGCCTTATCGTCCGGATCAAATATGAAGGAATGGTAGCACCGAGGACACCGAACCGTCAACTTTCCCAGATTAACCGGGATTCGTAGTTCGGTTCGGCATGACGAACAGGGAACAATATATCTCACTTAGTATTTCAGTGATTCCTTAAGTGTATCAACGTTCTCTCTATAATTTTCGTTCCCTAACTGATCGTTATAATCGAAAATTTTAGTGAAAAGGCGATCAAAGTCGTCTAGATGTTTTACGTAGAATTGTTTTTTAAAAGCGTTCCTGAGCGGGTGAGTTTTGGTATTTTCTACGCTGGTCAGAATGTATTTTCCAACACCTTTTTCTCCGGGAGTTTCTCCGCGCCCGTATTCAGGATAACCGTTCTTTTGGAAATAAATCTCAACCTTTTCATTATGAGCCGGTTGACTATTCGGTCCGCGATCGATGATTTCTGAAACTACCTTATCTTCGATGAGGAAGTTATTTCTATAAACTTTGCTGATGAGCTTAGCGATATTTCTTGGAGGTTCCATGCGTGGATCCGGATCGTTGCTGTTTTGGCCGTCGAAATAGATTTCGACAAATTTCGCCAAACCGCCTTGCACAAGTTTTCCTTGTCCACGCTCGTCATCCTTAATGAAATCGTAAACTTCTACGCGAATGCAGTTGTTTGCCGGATCTTCTTGGTTAACGGTCGGAACACATTCGTCGCCGTTTCCTTTTCCCTTAAAAAGAACGGTGCGGAAAGGGAGGATTCGAACCTTCATCTTCATTAGAACCGTATGACGGGTAAGTCTTTGGTTCAGCTCGAAGAGGCGCTCATCTAAGCCTTTCTCAGTGTCTAGGATTGCTGCTCCTGCTTGGAGATCATCCTTCTTTTGGCCTTGTTGGTTCTGTTGTTGGGCATCCAATAGGCCGGTTACTGCCAAAATGGCGAGGCAAAATGCGATTTTGCGTTTCATTGTCCCCTATTCCTTGGTACTTTTAATAAGCGGATTTGAACTTCTCGGTTTTCCGAAAAATCCCTGTATATAGTATCGGAAAAATAGACTCCAGATTGAATCTAAGATTTACATTTTCGCGAGTTAAAACGTTTATTTTCCAGTTTTTGAACTAATTTCCAGATACAGTTCATACGGTGGGGGAACCGGCTTCAATCCTTTTTCAATCAAACTGGAACTCCAACGCCGTTCCGTAAAATCGCAGAAATCTCTTAAGTCTCTTCCCGATTTACCCTCCAGCCTTTCCGATATCAGAATTTTTTCATTTTCGGTGAGGTGAATCGCATAATTCCCCAAAATAGCGGCTCTTTCGGTCAAATTGGGAAGAGGGAAGTAGACGGATCGGTCAAATCGAGAAACTAAAGCACGGTCTAAGTCCTGTTTACGGTTGGTTGCCCCTAAAGTGACCGATTTTTGTCCTCCTTCGAATCCATCTAATTTCCTTAATAGGACCGAAAGTATGTTTCTGGTGGCTTCAAATAGTCCGTCGTCTCGAGATCCGGCCAAGGAATCAATTTCATCTAAGAACAGGAGGCAGGAGGGGAATAAAGCCGCAGCGTCGAAAACGTAGGCCATATTTTGAGCGCTTTCTCCATAATATTTGCTTAAAATTGATTCTACCGGAACATATATTAACGGGATGCCAGTCATGCAAGAGACTACCTTTGCCATAGTCGTCTTGCCGACGCCGGGTTCTCCCTCCAACAAAATCGCTCTCGGCTTTGTGCGACCCGGAAATTTCCTCGTCAATTTTGCGACT from Leptospira fainei serovar Hurstbridge str. BUT 6 carries:
- a CDS encoding RsmE family RNA methyltransferase; this encodes MNILLLSREDETEDKKYKVTDPVRINHIKNVLKKNPSDSIKAGFLNESLGKFKLIHIDQQYILGRYTKLLVPKRRSPSLSLFSAVQRPPTVEKILHLAGTWGIETIKFHTTNLSRNEYLTSPVWKSENLREALRLGMEQGWNVFEPSVSLGFSRPRGNEKTLYTGQFQEELREFSGSLFYLDRKGKRLDFLLSSEKNISNAGFLLGPEPGWSAKEMKRFRELGASPLNVSSAILRSEQALAFLLAQWEFVLKSKGIRK
- a CDS encoding AAA family ATPase, yielding MKSEDSSSNKGTPAGHLDFSRAKELLLRELLSSGVPENELPSFTPDKKDVKIEFPTPPIDKSQLLDCLQIVKNHIENLRIHTFEPGYYCLQALNENIFETKNLLDNAKFRFYSGRTHNRVEITKKGDFTREEVFAAIDLFRYLRQSKKESVQNPKELLLRLGIEVYDPEEAKKKGDWFTFDAVAGYADVKQQILESIILPLKSPETFEEVAKLTRKFPGRTKPRAILLEGEPGVGKTTMAKVVSCMTGIPLIYVPVESILSKYYGESAQNMAYVFDAAALFPSCLLFLDEIDSLAGSRDDGLFEATRNILSVLLRKLDGFEGGQKSVTLGATNRKQDLDRALVSRFDRSVYFPLPNLTERAAILGNYAIHLTENEKILISERLEGKSGRDLRDFCDFTERRWSSSLIEKGLKPVPPPYELYLEISSKTGK
- the impL63 gene encoding cytoplasmic membrane protein ImpL63: MKLNAFTKIKNSILYPGIFLFALVTFPIPGTMDLQAQLWFPPGRQYMQPPDPFTYDAGINKYNNNYYFYIAPTLNLNFGGDFGMSLTVPANFLIYQTPPADPNQKIGSIRKIDYDQKSEYLRFINNIWYGTFGVYKPGETTFSIYAGRIYDGYVGHGTIVNRYVNNQRIDNYNVGVMSDINSDFGGVQVFTNSIYSHEVGAGRVYVRPLAVAFKLFDILTGRSQLFSMLPVGQGNVADEAGRRKVYEDAGVDSEDREKYRALVEDEKTKEKKEEMIPIDKKPETPQQRMKEFFNQDNFANRFAIGYTTAFDTKAPTQLSFDTTGRLRLDANNNPLVQYTDRLTITGMDAEYKLLSSKYVELTPYYDINTIKNLNNAKGTHYGTVLRLGGKDIYLKVKPEYRNMDSNYIPMYFDSFYELERFQSNVATNIPETKLQAAKLVDPNGPRLKGTFTSIILAFYRMSIETNLERYNGPNHSRVFVGVYLPIGSLFMVSGYYTKKNFTQNSDAFKIDNNAVGAIEVALNLGVVTIRVQDVRRWVYNSTSNTFTAQDEQKILFSNSLTF
- the fcpB gene encoding flagellar-coiling protein FcpB, producing the protein MKRKIAFCLAILAVTGLLDAQQQNQQGQKKDDLQAGAAILDTEKGLDERLFELNQRLTRHTVLMKMKVRILPFRTVLFKGKGNGDECVPTVNQEDPANNCIRVEVYDFIKDDERGQGKLVQGGLAKFVEIYFDGQNSNDPDPRMEPPRNIAKLISKVYRNNFLIEDKVVSEIIDRGPNSQPAHNEKVEIYFQKNGYPEYGRGETPGEKGVGKYILTSVENTKTHPLRNAFKKQFYVKHLDDFDRLFTKIFDYNDQLGNENYRENVDTLKESLKY